ACCTCAATAAAGCCGTCAGCTTGGACCCGTCCTTTTCAGGCGCTTACAGCAACCTGGGCCTGAGCTATGAATGGCTCGGCATGAGGGATGACGCCATTATCAACTACAAGAAGGCCTTGCAACTTGATGCGAATAATATGACGGCACGGAACAGGCTCAGCACTCTTTCGCCGGGGCTGAATGCACAATAAGTGCGGGAATTTTCCGAAGCCTGTACTTCTCCCCAACCCCTGCAGCATATAAGAGTTTTTTGCCTGTTCCGGAGCTGCAGGCGAGCCTTGGGGCGCCCCACATTCAGGGAATAGGGGATACCCTCTCACATGGTAGCCTCGAAATTGGTCAAAGTAGGCAAATTTCTGTTGCTCATGGTGAAATCGCAAAGCCGGTTTGGTTAATATCTGTGGAAGGATTCCCAATTGTTAATGTAACCATTTGTTTTATTGGGAATTTTTTTAAAGATGATTTCTGGCACTATTGTTGCTTATATTTATGGCGTTGTGAAAACGATATATATGAAGAAGAAACCATCTCTCATCTGTCTTGTTTCACTGATCGTCGTATTTTTTGCATGTTCCCCGGTTTTTGCGGCTGTGGAGGCACGTTTTCTTTATAATCTGTCTGATTTTTTCGGCACGGTCCCGGTGGCCGGCGCCGGCCTGGCTATTGATTATGACAGGAATGAAACCTATGTGCTCTATCAGGAGACAGCAAGGGTGTTCAACGAGGCCGGCATGGAGGTGTACAGCTTCAGCGACGCCGGCACCGATCTTGGTATTATGAGGGGTCTTGCGGTCCTGCCCGAGGGAGATCTCATTACTCTATCCTTCAGTTACGAAGGCGGGGCCAGGATTGTTCGCCGTAATTACAGGGGAGAGCCGATCTCTGAAATTAAGATGAATGGGCTGCCCTCAGAACTTTCGCAGTTTGTGCCGTATCAAATGAGGTACAACAAGGGGTTGCTTTACTTTGCCGATTTATCACTGCAGGTAGTTGTTACCGACGTGAACGGTCTTTTTAAAAAGCAATATGATCTTTTGCCCCTGCTGGAGCTTAAGCCGGATGAACGTGCAGACAATATGATGACTGGTTTCGATGTTGACAAGGACGGAGACCTTTTGTTCACCATAAAAGTTCTCTTCCAGGCGTTTGTGCTTTCACCTGAAGGGAAGCTGCGATCGTTCGGTCAGGCCGGGAGCATGCCGGGGAAATTCAACCAGGCATCAGGAATTACTTCGGACACCAGGGGAAATTACCTGGTCGCCGATCAGTTGAAGGGAGCGGTCCAGATATTTGACAAAGGGTTCACGTTTTTGAGTATGTTTGGGGATTGGGAAGGCGAACCTGGCACCCTTCTTTCGCCGCAGGATGTAGCCGTGAACAGCAAGGATATGGTTTATGTGGCTGCAAATAGAGGGGTGAGTGTCTACAGGTTGTCCTATAAATGAAATGGCTCTCTTGAGTGAAGAGCTTATGGCAGCAATGATCTCATCATCGCTGCCACAGATAAGGAGGTGGTGAGAGGAAGAAAAGAGTTGGTTCAATGGGGGTTAATGGCGGGATACCCTCAAGGTATCTCAAATTGTGAACAAAATCCTCCGAAAAAGGTAAACCCACCGCGAGGTGGGGGCGCAAAGCCGACGGGTCCCCTTGGGACGGCCGGGTTGCCGGAGAGAAAAGATTAGTGATTCGGAGGATTAGATGAAAGTTAGCAAGATAGCGATAATTTTTGCGGCAGCCCTCTTTGTTCTGGGGCTTGCAGGCAGCAGCTTCGCGTTCCATTCCGGCGGCGTCGCCGAGTGCACAGGCTGCCACCAGATGCACAATGCAGCTACCGCCAACCTGACCATCGGCGTTGATCCGAGCTCGACCTGTCTTGAGTGCCATGGCGAGTCAGGCCAGTCCAGCTACCATGTCGCCACTAAGACATCTGAAATGCCTGCGGGAACCCCGCCGAACAATGAAGGCCCCGGCGGTGACTTCGGCTGGCTGAACAAGACCTATTGGCCGTCTGTCCGTAATGCCGTAACCACCAACTACGGTCAGAGACACGGCCATAACATCGTAGCTGCTGGCTATGACACCGGATACCTCATAGCTGACCCTGATAACAATACTGCTCCTGGCGGCACGTTCCCGGCAGGATCTCTCCACTGCACCAGCTGCCATGACATGCACGGCAAGGGCCGTTGGACGACGGCAGGCACCTACAGCAAGACCAGCGGCGCTATCTACACCTCTGGTTCCTATGGTTCCTTACCGTCAACCTTCTCAACTGGTGAACTTTTGTCAACTGGCGTATACCGTCTGCTTCGTGCAGGAGACACTGTTGACGGCGTGACCTTCCCGGCCACCCCGCCGGTTGCGGTCGTAAACAGCACCTACAACAGGTCAGAGTACTACACCCAGACCCGCGTGGCCTACGGCTCAGGTATGTCCGATTTCTGCGGCACCTGCCATCCTGACATGCACAGCACGGCAGGCATACTCCGTCACCCGCAGGGTACGGTAATGGCCGGCTCGATACAGGCCAACTACAACAGCTATGTGAAGTCCGGTAACATGACGGGCACCGGGACCAACTCGTACCTGTCGCTTGTTCCGTTTGAAGAAGGCCTGACCTACACCACAGCCAACATCAATACCCTTAAGAGCCATGCCCAGACCAACGATTCCAACCTGAACGGTCCGGGTACCGGCACCGTGCCTGCAACAGCAACGGTTATGTGCGTCTCCTGCCACAGGACGCATGCGAGCGCATGGGAAAATATGTTCAGATGGGATCCCTCCCAGACGACCATCGTCACCGCTGGCGCGTATCCCACGGGTAACAGCGGCCAGGGCTATAGCGCAACGGAAGCCTCAAAAGGCTACTATGACTACAATACAACGAAGTTCTCAGCCTATCAGAGGCAGCTCTGCAACAAGTGCCACGCTAAAGACTAGTCGTTCAGGCACTGTGCCGAGGGTTGTCTACTTGGCATATCGTGAAAAGGGCCGGCATATGCCGGCCCTTTTTTTTTCGTTCTTCATGGATTTGTGTGGATGTCGTCATTCCCGCGCAGGCGGGAATCCAGAGGGGCGATGTACTGGAAAAGCTGGATTCCCAACGGATAAAGAGATGTGGTTGTTCCACGGTAATCTCTGGAGAATCATAAGTTACTGATATTCAAAGGTTTATTTTACAACAAGGAGAGGCAACTTATGGAATAGATTTTGCTAGGAAAATGAAGATTTCAGGATTCGGAGGAAGAGAGAAGGCGAGGGGTGTTGACGCTGATTGCGAGGGTGTTTAATTGAAATTGAAATGAATGCTCATATGGCGTATGATAAGAAGCTGCATAAAGGGAGAAATGTGAAAAGAATAGCACTCGTTCTCTTTTTCTTTGTGTTGCTGACGGGATGCCAGACCATGCCTGTTGTGGCAAGGCTAAGTCTCGAAAACGCCGGCGGGTTCTTTCTCTATGTGCAGCCTTTCCCTAAGGAGGCGGAAAGGCTCAGGTTTTCGCTGGAAAAAGTCTCGGCGTTGACCACAAAGGGTGAGGAAATCCCCCTTTCCCTTGCATTCAAAGATTTTAATGCGGATACGCTGGGAAGGCAGCGCCTCCTTGCATTCGTCGCACTTCCTCCCGGTGAGTATGGGGGTTTATCCTTCCGAGTCAAGAACGCCGGGTTGAAGACGCAAGAGGGGATAGCTTCTCTTATTGTTCCCGAAGGCCCGGTGAAAGTGGACTTTAACTTCCATGTTGAGAGGAAAAAGGCGTATGTGATCCAACTCGCATTGAATTATGGTGAAGCGATAAATAACGTTACCTTCAGACCTGTGTTTCTCGCATCTGTCTCGAAGATGCCGCTGAGCGGTATGACCGGATATATTTCGAACTACGGCTCTGATGTCGTAACCGTTATTGACAAGAAAGGCGTTGAGGCTTCAGGTGCCATTGCTACGGGGAGGGGCCCGAGGGCCGTAGTGGCTGATCCGGTGCGCTTTAAGGCCTACGTGGCCATATCGGATGAGGATGCCGTTGAGGTCATCGATATTTTGACCGGCAATACGATCAACAGCGCCAGGATTGCGCCCGGCGACGACCCTCGCGAGATCGCCCTCACCCGTGACGGCAGCATGCTGCTTACCGCAAATTATGGAACGAGGACCGTAAGCTTTCTCGATGCTTCTAATCTTGTGGAGTTGCAAAGAATTCCTGTGGGTGACGGCCCTCGCTCGCTCCTGATCGACAACAGCGGCAAAAAGGCCTACGTCTTCAACAGTTATTCCAATAGCATGTCCATAATCGATATAGCACGCAGGACAGTTGTTGCAACTCTGCCACTGGAATCAAGCCCCGTGCGGGGGCAGTTTAACAGTAAGGGTGACCGGCTGTACGTGATATTTTCAGGCTCTCCCTACCTTGTCGTCCTTGACGTCGCCACCCTTAACGTCGTAAGGAGGGCGTTTATAGGGATGGGGGCGATCTCCATGAAGGTCGATACAAAGACTGATCTCCTTTACATCGGCAACAGGCGCGATAATTCTGTAACTGTCTATAATCCCTTCACCCTCACCCCTTCTTACAGCATCAGGACAGGAGGACCCGTAGGCTATATGACGATCGATGGAGATGAAAACAACCTTTGCCTTGTAATGCCGGAAAAGAATATTGTTTCGATTGTCAACCTTATCAGCAGGAAGGTCGTCGGTGAAATTGAAGTTGCTGAAAATCCCCAGTGGGTGAGCATTATAGGGGAGAGGTAGAAGTCTGGCCGATGAGACCCTTCCCTGCGCTTCACGTACAAAGACTGAGGTGGCTGCAGGTGCTTCTGGAAAGGGCTTATCGCTCGGCTGCGCTCCTGTCCGGATTTCTTCTCTTCTTTCAAGGTGAGGCCCTGGCTGACTCCATTTCCGGCTATCTCGATCTCACATACGCCTTAAGCCACGACAAGTTGGAACTCGGCCCATTGAATACAGGCACAAAAGATCGTATCTTCGACCAGAGATATAGTTTGACCCTGACAAAGAACATCTTTCCGAACCTTGATTTTTCTGCGAGCGGCTTGTTTCAACAGACGAATACTAAAACTACGACCTCAGATGGAGGGGATAGTGACTCACAGACCAGGCTGATAAGGCCCTATCTCGATCTGAAATGGGGCGCTTACCCCTTCGGCGCCGATCTCTCATATTACAAGACCCGGACTGAGGCCAATGCTTCCGGCTCTCAGAAAACTACTCTTACCAGCGAAAGTTATCAGGGCAGGTTGGAGTGGAGACCGGCAGATCTTCCGCTGCTGAACATATTCTTGAGTCATACAAATACCTATGATGAAGCCCGTGCCTCTGAAAACGTTGTGGCTGATCAGGTCTCTTGGACTTCCCAATACTCCCAGGGGAACCTGAACTTCAGATACTATGGCGCCTACTTAGACAATCAAGACAAACTGAGGAACACCGAGGTTACGAACCTCAGCAATGA
This genomic interval from Thermodesulfovibrionales bacterium contains the following:
- a CDS encoding cytochrome c3 family protein, translated to MKVSKIAIIFAAALFVLGLAGSSFAFHSGGVAECTGCHQMHNAATANLTIGVDPSSTCLECHGESGQSSYHVATKTSEMPAGTPPNNEGPGGDFGWLNKTYWPSVRNAVTTNYGQRHGHNIVAAGYDTGYLIADPDNNTAPGGTFPAGSLHCTSCHDMHGKGRWTTAGTYSKTSGAIYTSGSYGSLPSTFSTGELLSTGVYRLLRAGDTVDGVTFPATPPVAVVNSTYNRSEYYTQTRVAYGSGMSDFCGTCHPDMHSTAGILRHPQGTVMAGSIQANYNSYVKSGNMTGTGTNSYLSLVPFEEGLTYTTANINTLKSHAQTNDSNLNGPGTGTVPATATVMCVSCHRTHASAWENMFRWDPSQTTIVTAGAYPTGNSGQGYSATEASKGYYDYNTTKFSAYQRQLCNKCHAKD
- a CDS encoding beta-propeller fold lactonase family protein; amino-acid sequence: MKRIALVLFFFVLLTGCQTMPVVARLSLENAGGFFLYVQPFPKEAERLRFSLEKVSALTTKGEEIPLSLAFKDFNADTLGRQRLLAFVALPPGEYGGLSFRVKNAGLKTQEGIASLIVPEGPVKVDFNFHVERKKAYVIQLALNYGEAINNVTFRPVFLASVSKMPLSGMTGYISNYGSDVVTVIDKKGVEASGAIATGRGPRAVVADPVRFKAYVAISDEDAVEVIDILTGNTINSARIAPGDDPREIALTRDGSMLLTANYGTRTVSFLDASNLVELQRIPVGDGPRSLLIDNSGKKAYVFNSYSNSMSIIDIARRTVVATLPLESSPVRGQFNSKGDRLYVIFSGSPYLVVLDVATLNVVRRAFIGMGAISMKVDTKTDLLYIGNRRDNSVTVYNPFTLTPSYSIRTGGPVGYMTIDGDENNLCLVMPEKNIVSIVNLISRKVVGEIEVAENPQWVSIIGER